The following proteins are co-located in the Vigna angularis cultivar LongXiaoDou No.4 chromosome 2, ASM1680809v1, whole genome shotgun sequence genome:
- the LOC108328449 gene encoding uncharacterized protein LOC108328449 produces the protein MAEPSHSSASYIHMVQHLIEKCLIFHMSKEECMEALSKHANIKPVITSTVWNELEKENKDFFEEYAKAKSKEDRMSEEETSQMIQKMISDSTKGAAND, from the exons ATGGCAGAGCCTTCTCATTCTTCTGCATCTTACATTCACATG GTGCAGCACCTCATTGAGAAGTGTTTGATCTTTCACATGTCAAAGGAAGAATGCATGGAGGCTCTCTCCAAGCATGCAAATATCAAGCCTGTCATAACATCCACTG TGTGGAATGAGCTAGAGAAAGAAAACAAGGATTTTTTTGAGGAGTATGCCAAAGCTAAGAGCAAAGAGGACCGAATGTCGGAAGAAGAGACAAGCCAAATGATACAGAAGATGATCTCAGACTCCACTAAAGGTGCTGCCAATGACTAA